One stretch of Siphonobacter curvatus DNA includes these proteins:
- a CDS encoding ABC transporter ATP-binding protein: MIQIKNLRKVYRTEEIETTALDHVNVEIADGEFVAIMGPSGCGKSTLLNVLGMLDNPSTGEYNFWGEEISKYSERQRAKLRKGNIGFVFQSFNLIDELTVYENVELPLLYLGKSASERKELVETVLTRMNIMHRKDHFPQQLSGGQQQRVAIARAVVAKPKLILADEPTGNLDSTNGEEVMKLLQQLNEEGTTIIMVTHSPYDANYSHRIINLFDGHVVTENVNTKFHI; this comes from the coding sequence ATGATCCAAATCAAAAACCTCCGAAAAGTTTACCGTACCGAAGAAATTGAAACAACGGCTCTCGATCATGTGAATGTGGAAATTGCCGACGGCGAATTTGTCGCGATCATGGGTCCGTCGGGTTGCGGAAAATCGACCTTACTCAATGTATTGGGTATGCTGGACAACCCTTCCACGGGCGAGTACAACTTCTGGGGCGAGGAAATTTCAAAGTACTCGGAACGCCAACGGGCGAAGCTCCGTAAGGGAAACATCGGTTTCGTATTCCAGAGCTTTAACCTGATCGACGAACTGACCGTATACGAAAACGTTGAACTTCCCCTGCTGTACCTCGGCAAATCGGCTTCCGAACGCAAGGAACTCGTTGAAACGGTACTAACCCGCATGAACATCATGCACCGGAAAGACCACTTCCCCCAGCAGCTTTCCGGTGGTCAGCAACAACGGGTAGCCATCGCCCGGGCTGTAGTCGCTAAACCCAAGCTGATCCTCGCCGATGAGCCGACGGGTAACCTCGATTCGACCAACGGCGAAGAGGTCATGAAACTGCTTCAGCAACTCAACGAAGAAGGCACGACCATCATCATGGTAACGCACTCCCCTTATGATGCCAACTACAGTCACCGGATCATCAACCTCTTCGACGGCCACGTGGTGACGGAAAACGTGAATACGAAGTTTCATATCTAG